DNA from Kitasatospora herbaricolor:
GCTCGGACGCAGAGGAAACGAACACCAGGGGCCCCGGACAGAGAGGTAGGCCCATGAGATTGATTGTTGCTGGCCAGGAGGCCGCCACGGCTTCCGAGTTCGCCGAGCTGGCGTTCGGCATCGACGTGGAGCTGTTCGCCGGGACGTTCGGGGAGTCCGCGCTTTCGCGGCGGGCCCGGCTGGCGGTCGCGAACGAGGTGCTGTGGGACCTGGGCCCGGAGGAGGCCAGGTACGCGAAGGCCCTGATGCGCACGGCGGCCCGCCGCCGCCTGCTCACCTGGAGGGCCGCCTGATGGCCCTCCCCCACCGGCGCGCCGCCCGCGTCACGCTCCTCCCGGCCCCCGAGGCCGAGCCCGACCTGTCGGGCGCCCTGTGCCGCGACGTGCCCGACCCGGACGTGTTCTTCCCGGAGGACGGCGACGAGCTGGGCGTGGCCCGTGCCAAGCGCATCTGCGTGAAGTGCCCGGTGCGCTCCGCGTGCCTGGCGCTGGCGCTGGAGCGCTCCGAGCCGCACGGCGTCTTCGGCGGCCTCGACCCGGTCGAGCGCCGCCGACTGCGGCGCTCGACCGCCGGTGGCGAGAGGGCGGGGGCGGCGTGATAACCGGCAACCTCAAGCGCTTCGGGTGGGCGGCGGCCCTGCTCGCCGTCGCCTTCCCCTCCGCCGCCGGGACGGTCCTTTCCGCGCTCACCGCGGTGGCGGCGGTC
Protein-coding regions in this window:
- a CDS encoding WhiB family transcriptional regulator, whose protein sequence is MALPHRRAARVTLLPAPEAEPDLSGALCRDVPDPDVFFPEDGDELGVARAKRICVKCPVRSACLALALERSEPHGVFGGLDPVERRRLRRSTAGGERAGAA